In Oryza sativa Japonica Group chromosome 11, ASM3414082v1, the following are encoded in one genomic region:
- the LOC4349529 gene encoding uncharacterized protein isoform X2 produces the protein MALAGFFDLSILPDDSKSTTTNTSIIARALDLGYSAVALDHPHRGLLADSHAPIASSLLLPPSASLHHRRHPFLQYTRITLSLDSAAACASALAPSAARLLRTYDIVAARPLTQAAFDHLCHATFDHLDIVSIDFSHKLPFRLKLPMLKLALQRGLHLEIAYSPLIADAASRRQAVAEAKLLVEWTKGKNLIISSAAHTASEIRGPYDAINLSSYLLGLSTQRAKAALSVNCRSLISKALRKKHFYKKTIRIDRLLPNKQLNSANFKLADWIGWDPMPHEVDLLSLDVNPEPSSDKYELLSYKGEPQSLDINPEPSANKDELLYLPINALTEASSHVPYDGDESLFVEQQEQLSHGNEIIFPVETQEGPVQVSRGESLMTCVLSTLPASCEQHSVATNLDNPGNNETVMAHDVQTAAVSSFDLKGIEKHVESLHDAMELDGTESSKMNLIADFTAPLSSDDSLVCYAIPCSMELSDTSVVNKCPHQSTGFPDYAKACTECDSGLTSCERVDRISQDHDILSGSSIYSKNKDLYSYSDISVFSETHKDFAEPLELPPCGKDDEAPPDLAAQLHCNSCKDVMMPPQVISDEVEPVDRGATILVEHTPCGPETALTAFLYDKGSIDTTSKTDELAKQNSNSLEGDVAKIHEQLLNYSYASGEVEISLTRSEKRTKKLRSQHPIYVPFLGFLKSVSFKKKASKVWFFEDTAKHEFLVCYQCDMNNEKQELVLDFFLYCIDRDIVA, from the exons ATGGCACTTGCCGGCTTCTTCGACCTCAGCATCCTCCCCGACGACTCCAAATCTACCACCACCAACACTAGCATAATCGCCCGTGCCCTTGACCTCGGCTACTCCGCCGTCGCACTCGATCACCCTCACCGTGGCCTCCTCGCTGACTCCCATGCACCCATTGCCTCCTCTCTCCTGCTGCCGCCCTCTGCctccctccaccaccgccgacaTCCCTTCCTACAGTACACGCGCATCACCCTCTCcctcgactccgccgccgcctgcgcctctGCCCTAgccccctccgccgcccgcctccttcGCACCTATGACATCGTCGCTGCGCGGCCGCTCACGCAAGCCGCCTTCGACCACCTCTGTCATGCCACATTTGACCACCTTGATATCGTCTCCATCGACTTCTCCCACAAGCTGCCCTTTCGCCTCAAGCTCCCCATGCTCAAGCTTGCGCTGCAGAGGGGCCTGCACTTGGAGATCGCCTATTCTCCCCTCATCGCCGATGCTGCTTCAAGGAGACAGGCCGTAGCCGAAGCCAAG CTCTTGGTGGAGTGGACTAAAGGAAAGAATCTCATCATCTCAAGTGCTGCTCACACTGCTTCTGAAATTAGAGGACCCTATGATGCCATAAATTTATCTTCTTATTTGCTTGGCCTTTCTACCCAACGAGCCAAAGCTGCTCTATCCGTCAACTGCAG GTCACtgatttccaaggctctgaggAAAAAGCACTTCTACAAGAAAACCATTAGAATCGACAGGCTGTTACCAAATAAGCAGTTGAATTCAGCAAACTTCAAGCTTGCTGACTGGATTGGTTGGGATCCTATGCCTCATGAAGTAGATCTGCTATCTTTGGACGTTAATCCAGAACCTTCTTCCGACAAATATGAATTGCTATCTTACAAAGGAGAACCGCAATCTCTTGATATAAATCCAGAACCTTCTGCCAATAAAGATGAACTACTGTATTTACCCATAAATGCTCTCACCGAAGCATCAAGTCATGTACCTTATGATGGTGATGAGTCCCTCTTTGTCGAGCAGCAAGAGCAGTTAAGCCATGGCAACGAAATCATATTCCCAGTTGAAACTCAAGAAGGGCCTGTGCAAGTTAGCAGAGGTGAAAGTCTTATGACTTGTGTATTGTCTACCTTGCCAGCATCTTGTGAGCAGCATAGTGTTGCTACCAATTTGGATAATCCTGGAAACAATGAAACTGTTATGGCTCATGATGTGCAGACTGCTGCTGTCTCTTCCTTTGATCTGAAAGGCATTGAGAAACATGTTGAATCTCTGCATGATGCTATGGAACTAGATGGTACAGAGTCAAGTAAAATGAACCTCATTGCAGATTTTACCGCTCCCTTATCTTCTGATGATAGCTTGGTGTGTTATGCTATTCCATGTAGTATGGAACTTTCTGACACGAGTGTCGTGAATAAGTGCCCTCACCAGTCTACTGGCTTCCCAGATTATGCTAAAGCTTGTACAGAATGTGACTCTGGGTTGACCTCCTGTGAGAGGGTTGATAGGATATCACAGGATCATGACATTCTTTCTGGTTCCAGTATTTACTCTAAGAATAAGGACCTCTACTCTTACAGTGACATCTCAGTTTTTTCTGAGACTCACAAAGATTTTGCAGAACCGCTAGAGTTGCCTCCATGTGGGAAAGATGATGAGGCGCCACCAGATCTTGCAGCTCAATTGCACTGTAATTCATGCAAGGATGTTATGATGCCACCGCAAGTTATAAGCGATGAAGTAGAGCCAGTTGACAGAGGAGCAACTATTTTAGTGGAACATACTCCCTGTGGTCCAGAGACTGCCTTGACTGCTTTTCTTTATGATAAAGGATCCATTGATACAACCAGTAAAACTGATGAGTTGGCAAAGCAAAACTCAAACTCTCTGGAGGGAGATGTTGCTAAAATACATGAACAACTACTAAACTATTCTTATGCTAGTGGTGAGGTGGAGATATCCCTAACTAGATCAG AAAAGCGAACCAAAAAATTAAGGTCGCAACATCCGATTTATGTTCCTTTCTTGGGCTTCCTCAAGTCTGTGTCCTTTAAGAAGAAAGCATCCAAG GTATGGTTTTTTGAGGATACCGCTAAACACGAATTCCTTGTCTGTTATCAGTGTGATATGAATAATGAAAAACAAGAGTTGGTACTTGACTTCTTTTTATATTGTATTGATAGAGATATTGTTGCTTGA
- the LOC4349527 gene encoding caffeoylshikimate esterase, producing the protein MSSSSGGDGGGYNYSEDWVVNSRGMRLFTCAWIPKESSRGVVCLCHGYAVECSVTMRGTAERLARAGYAVHGIDYEGHGHSDGLQGYVPDLDALVRDCDSFFSTATASFPRRRFLLGESMGGAVALLLHRLRPDFWTGAILVAPMCKIAEEMRPHPMVVSVLKVMTSIIPTWRVVPTNDVIDLAYRMQGKRDEIRGNPLCYKGRPRLKTAYELLRVSILIESTILPHVSLPFLILHGAADRVTDPSVSDLLYRSASTTDKTFHLYTGMWHALTSGELPHNIDAVFRDIIDWLHHRTSPTSASHVQDHDLSTSFEAERKAKHDDTIHCGKQTS; encoded by the exons atgagcagcagcagcggcggcgatgggggtgGGTACAATTACTCGGAGGATTGGGTGGTGAATTCGCGAGGGATGCGGCTCTTCACCTGCGCGTGGATTCCCAAGGAGAGCAGTAGAGGCGTGGTTTGCCTGTGCCATGGGTACGCGGTGGAGTGCAGCGTGACGATGcgcggcacggcggagcggctggCCAGGGCGGGCTACGCCGTCCACGGCATCGACTACGAGGGCCACGGCCACTCCGACGGCCTCCAGGGCTACGTCCCCGACCTCGACGCCCTCGTCCGCGACTGCGactccttcttctccaccgccaccgcctccttccCCCGCCGCAGATTCCTCCTCGGCGAGTCCatgggcggcgccgtcgcccttcttctccaccgcttGCGCCCCGACTTCTGGACCGGCGCCATTCTCGTCGCCCCCATGTGCAAG ATCGCGGAGGAGATGCGGCCGCACCCGATGGTGGTGAGCGTGCTGAAGGTGATGACAAGCATCATACCGACGTGGCGGGTGGTGCCGACGAATGACGTGATCGACCTGGCATACAGGATGCAGGGGAAGCGAGACGAGATCCGAGGGAACCCACTGTGCTACAAGGGCAGGCCCCGCCTCAAGACCGCCTACGAGCTGCTCCGCGTCAGCATCCTCATCGAGTCCACCATCCTCCCCCAcgtctccctccccttcctcatcctccacggcgccgccgaccGGGTCACCGACCCCTCCGTCAGCGACCTCCTCTaccgctccgcctccaccaccgacAAGACCTTCCACCTCTACACCGGCATGTGGCACGCCCTCACCTCCGGCGAACTCCCTCACAACATCGATGCCGTCTTCCGCGACATCATCGACTGGCTCCACCACAGGACATCCCCCACCTCCGCTTCACATGTGCAGGACCACGACTTAAGTACGTCTTTCGAGGCGGAGCGCAAGGCCAAGCACGACGACACCATCCATTGCGGCAAGCAAACATCATAG
- the LOC4349529 gene encoding uncharacterized protein isoform X3 — translation MALAGFFDLSILPDDSKSTTTNTSIIARALDLGYSAVALDHPHRGLLADSHAPIASSLLLPPSASLHHRRHPFLQYTRITLSLDSAAACASALAPSAARLLRTYDIVAARPLTQAAFDHLCHATFDHLDIVSIDFSHKLPFRLKLPMLKLALQRGLHLEIAYSPLIADAASRRQAVAEAKLLVEWTKGKNLIISSAAHTASEIRGPYDAINLSSYLLGLSTQRAKAALSVNCRSLISKALRKKHFYKKTIRIDRLLPNKQLNSANFKLADWIGWDPMPHEVDLLSLDVNPEPSSDKYELLSYKGEPQSLDINPEPSANKDELLYLPINALTEASSHVPYDGDESLFVEQQEQLSHGNEIIFPVETQEGPVQVSRGESLMTCVLSTLPASCEQHSVATNLDNPGNNETVMAHDVQTAAVSSFDLKGIEKHVESLHDAMELDGTESSKMNLIADFTAPLSSDDSLVCYAIPCSMELSDTSVVNKCPHQSTGFPDYAKACTECDSGLTSCERVDRISQDHDILSGSSIYSKNKDLYSYSDISVFSETHKDFAEPLELPPCGKDDEAPPDLAAQLHCNSCKDVMMPPQVISDEVEPVDRGATILVEHTPCGPETALTAFLYDKGSIDTTSKTDELAKQNSNSLEGDVAKIHEQLLNYSYASGEVEISLTRSEKRTKKLRSQHPIYVPFLGFLKSVSFKKKASKFSRQCRPGVACLE, via the exons ATGGCACTTGCCGGCTTCTTCGACCTCAGCATCCTCCCCGACGACTCCAAATCTACCACCACCAACACTAGCATAATCGCCCGTGCCCTTGACCTCGGCTACTCCGCCGTCGCACTCGATCACCCTCACCGTGGCCTCCTCGCTGACTCCCATGCACCCATTGCCTCCTCTCTCCTGCTGCCGCCCTCTGCctccctccaccaccgccgacaTCCCTTCCTACAGTACACGCGCATCACCCTCTCcctcgactccgccgccgcctgcgcctctGCCCTAgccccctccgccgcccgcctccttcGCACCTATGACATCGTCGCTGCGCGGCCGCTCACGCAAGCCGCCTTCGACCACCTCTGTCATGCCACATTTGACCACCTTGATATCGTCTCCATCGACTTCTCCCACAAGCTGCCCTTTCGCCTCAAGCTCCCCATGCTCAAGCTTGCGCTGCAGAGGGGCCTGCACTTGGAGATCGCCTATTCTCCCCTCATCGCCGATGCTGCTTCAAGGAGACAGGCCGTAGCCGAAGCCAAG CTCTTGGTGGAGTGGACTAAAGGAAAGAATCTCATCATCTCAAGTGCTGCTCACACTGCTTCTGAAATTAGAGGACCCTATGATGCCATAAATTTATCTTCTTATTTGCTTGGCCTTTCTACCCAACGAGCCAAAGCTGCTCTATCCGTCAACTGCAG GTCACtgatttccaaggctctgaggAAAAAGCACTTCTACAAGAAAACCATTAGAATCGACAGGCTGTTACCAAATAAGCAGTTGAATTCAGCAAACTTCAAGCTTGCTGACTGGATTGGTTGGGATCCTATGCCTCATGAAGTAGATCTGCTATCTTTGGACGTTAATCCAGAACCTTCTTCCGACAAATATGAATTGCTATCTTACAAAGGAGAACCGCAATCTCTTGATATAAATCCAGAACCTTCTGCCAATAAAGATGAACTACTGTATTTACCCATAAATGCTCTCACCGAAGCATCAAGTCATGTACCTTATGATGGTGATGAGTCCCTCTTTGTCGAGCAGCAAGAGCAGTTAAGCCATGGCAACGAAATCATATTCCCAGTTGAAACTCAAGAAGGGCCTGTGCAAGTTAGCAGAGGTGAAAGTCTTATGACTTGTGTATTGTCTACCTTGCCAGCATCTTGTGAGCAGCATAGTGTTGCTACCAATTTGGATAATCCTGGAAACAATGAAACTGTTATGGCTCATGATGTGCAGACTGCTGCTGTCTCTTCCTTTGATCTGAAAGGCATTGAGAAACATGTTGAATCTCTGCATGATGCTATGGAACTAGATGGTACAGAGTCAAGTAAAATGAACCTCATTGCAGATTTTACCGCTCCCTTATCTTCTGATGATAGCTTGGTGTGTTATGCTATTCCATGTAGTATGGAACTTTCTGACACGAGTGTCGTGAATAAGTGCCCTCACCAGTCTACTGGCTTCCCAGATTATGCTAAAGCTTGTACAGAATGTGACTCTGGGTTGACCTCCTGTGAGAGGGTTGATAGGATATCACAGGATCATGACATTCTTTCTGGTTCCAGTATTTACTCTAAGAATAAGGACCTCTACTCTTACAGTGACATCTCAGTTTTTTCTGAGACTCACAAAGATTTTGCAGAACCGCTAGAGTTGCCTCCATGTGGGAAAGATGATGAGGCGCCACCAGATCTTGCAGCTCAATTGCACTGTAATTCATGCAAGGATGTTATGATGCCACCGCAAGTTATAAGCGATGAAGTAGAGCCAGTTGACAGAGGAGCAACTATTTTAGTGGAACATACTCCCTGTGGTCCAGAGACTGCCTTGACTGCTTTTCTTTATGATAAAGGATCCATTGATACAACCAGTAAAACTGATGAGTTGGCAAAGCAAAACTCAAACTCTCTGGAGGGAGATGTTGCTAAAATACATGAACAACTACTAAACTATTCTTATGCTAGTGGTGAGGTGGAGATATCCCTAACTAGATCAG AAAAGCGAACCAAAAAATTAAGGTCGCAACATCCGATTTATGTTCCTTTCTTGGGCTTCCTCAAGTCTGTGTCCTTTAAGAAGAAAGCATCCAAG TTTTCAAGACAGTGTAGACCTGGTGTGGCTTGTTTAGAATAa
- the LOC9269642 gene encoding exocyst complex component EXO70B1, producing MSRLIGDMQRHRRTLSTTVVEETIAAAATLVSKWHPDDHHSSLFLHASSPEADHFLRAAADLHRAMLFFASDPTNAHNGHGLVQAHHLLDTAMRRLQLELPRLLAPPPAGSRDRLRALADTMMSAGYGKECISTFKEHRRAALAATLRRQHTTVQVQLSKLTWEQVDDNIQSWLAAARIAFSSVFPAEKELCDTVFAGDASVGDAVFEDVANNQAANLLDVAEAAVARARRAPERLFRVLDVHDALTEILPEIMSVFGDRSEVAKRGCSALFKAGEAARGALANLEVAIEKEPSKATVAGGGVHPLTRYVMNYLVFLADYEGALDRINQQQGSPERSWSIGWLVQVLMRKIEAKAGSYREAALRHLFMANNTHYVARKVAKIPSLGDDDGEAQDAARRHVEAYVRAAWGKVLKAIAAADGVEVEEAVMQAVAKQEKWVAADEEMGQVLRAAATAAVVPKYRMLYRRHGATLRLTPGDVNAIIAALFGGIIATPSSC from the coding sequence ATGAGTCGATTGATCGGCGATAtgcagcgccaccgccgcacgcTGTCCACCACCGTCGTCGAGGAAACCATCGCCGCTGCGGCCACGCTGGTTTCCAAGTGGCATCCTGATGACCACcactcctctctcttcctccatgCCTCCTCCCCGGAGGCCGACCacttcctccgcgccgccgccgacctccaccGAGCCATGCTCTTCTTCGCCTCCGACCCCACCAACGCCCACAACGGCCACGGCCTCGTCCAGGCCCATCATCTCCTCGACACGGCCATGCGGAGGCTTCAGCTCGAGCTCCCACGACTCCTCGCACCACCACCTGCAGGCAGTCGGGACCGCCTCCGTGCGCTCGCCGACACCATGATGTCCGCCGGCTATGGCAAGGAGTGCATCTCCACCTTCAAGGAGCATCGCCGCGCAGCGCTGGCCGCCACGCTCCGCCGCCAACACACCACCGTGCAGGTGCAGCTCAGCAAGCTTACCTGGGAGCAGGTCGACGACAACATACAGTCCTGGCTCGCCGCGGCACGAATCGCCTTCTCGTCCGTCTTCCCCGCGGAGAAGGAGCTCTGCGACACTGTATTCGCCGGTGACGCCTCCGTCGGCGACGCGGTGTTCGAGGACGTGGCCAACAACCAGGCAGCAAATCTCCTGGACGTCGCTGAGGCCGCGGTGGCGcgagcgcgccgcgcgccggagCGGCTGTTCCGTGTGCTGGACGTGCACGACGCTCTCACCGAGATCCTGCCCGAAATCATGTCGGTGTTCGGTGACAGGTCAGAGGTGGCGAAGCGTGGCTGCTCTGCTCTGTTCAAAGCCGGTGAGGCGGCGCGGGGAGCGCTGGCCAACTTGGAGGTGGCCATCGAGAAGGAGCCGTCCAAGGccacggtggccggcggcggagtgcACCCGCTGACGCGCTACGTGATGAATTACCTCGTCTTCCTGGCCGACTACGAGGGAGCCCTTGACCGCATAAACCAGCAACAGGGATCGCCGGAGAGATCGTGGTCCATCGGTTGGTTGGTGCAGGTCCTGATGCGCAAAATTGAGGCCAAGGCGGGGAGCTACCGAGAGGCGGCGCTGAGGCACCTCTTCATGGCGAACAACACGCACTACGTGGCCAGGAAAGTGGCCAAAATTCCATCTCTcggggacgacgacggtgaAGCCCAAgatgcggcgcggcggcacgtgGAGGCGTACGTGCGCGCGGCGTGGGGCAAGGTGCTCAAGGCAATCGCTGCGGCGGAcggcgtggaggtggaggaggctgtGATGCAGGCGGTGGCGAAGCAGGAGAAGTGGGTGGCGGCAGACGAGGAGATGGGTCAGGTgctgagggcggcggcgacagcggcggtggTACCCAAGTACAGGATGTTGTACCGCCGGCACGGGGCAACGCTGCGGCTGACGCCGGGGGACGTCAACGCCATCATCGCCGCACTCTTCGGCGGGATTATTGCAACGCCTAGCTCATGCTGA
- the LOC136353953 gene encoding uncharacterized protein: MHHSSRSSSWHGIISSPPFHFLQLQGRYSAEERRERIERYRSKRSHRNFGKRITYACRKRLADERARVKGRFVSSSGGNDNNAPAHELPPSLVNLSDGGAAAAIIPTRSVPEWWPEMQASLARDEMCGGAGMNLHLCDANEMEQVAAYVGVSSMDLCAYLHCSWPPV; the protein is encoded by the exons ATGCACCATTCGAGCCGGTCTTCGTCTTGGCATGGCATCATCAGCTCGCCGCCATTCCATTTCCTGCAGCTGCAGGGGAGGTACAgcgcggaggagcggcgggagcgcATCGAAAGGTACCGGAGCAAGCGCAGCCACCGCAACTTCGGCAAGAGGATAACC TACGCTTGCCGGAAGAGGCTTGCGGACGAGAGGGCGAGGGTGAAGGGCCGCTTCGTCTCCAGCTCCGGCGGCAACGATAATAATGCACCTGCACAtgagctgccgccgtcgcttgTCAATCTCAGCGatggtggtgctgctgctgcaatcaTCCCAACAAGAAGTGTGCCGGAGTGGTGGCCAGAAATGCAGGCGTCATTGGCCAGGGATGAGATGTGTGGCGGCGCGGGCATGAATCTCCACCTGTGCGACGCCAACGAGATGGAGCAGGTTGCTGCCTACGTTGGCGTCTCCTCCATGGACCTCTGCGCCTACCTGCACTGCTCATGGCCGCCCGTCTAG
- the LOC4349529 gene encoding uncharacterized protein isoform X1: protein MALAGFFDLSILPDDSKSTTTNTSIIARALDLGYSAVALDHPHRGLLADSHAPIASSLLLPPSASLHHRRHPFLQYTRITLSLDSAAACASALAPSAARLLRTYDIVAARPLTQAAFDHLCHATFDHLDIVSIDFSHKLPFRLKLPMLKLALQRGLHLEIAYSPLIADAASRRQAVAEAKLLVEWTKGKNLIISSAAHTASEIRGPYDAINLSSYLLGLSTQRAKAALSVNCRSLISKALRKKHFYKKTIRIDRLLPNKQLNSANFKLADWIGWDPMPHEVDLLSLDVNPEPSSDKYELLSYKGEPQSLDINPEPSANKDELLYLPINALTEASSHVPYDGDESLFVEQQEQLSHGNEIIFPVETQEGPVQVSRGESLMTCVLSTLPASCEQHSVATNLDNPGNNETVMAHDVQTAAVSSFDLKGIEKHVESLHDAMELDGTESSKMNLIADFTAPLSSDDSLVCYAIPCSMELSDTSVVNKCPHQSTGFPDYAKACTECDSGLTSCERVDRISQDHDILSGSSIYSKNKDLYSYSDISVFSETHKDFAEPLELPPCGKDDEAPPDLAAQLHCNSCKDVMMPPQVISDEVEPVDRGATILVEHTPCGPETALTAFLYDKGSIDTTSKTDELAKQNSNSLEGDVAKIHEQLLNYSYASGEVEISLTRSEKRTKKLRSQHPIYVPFLGFLKSVSFKKKASKGWSSSSSSSSSLRRVLSTGGGLVEEERRERIDKYRSKRNQRNFDKKITYACRKTLADSRPRVKGRFARNSSDDAAAAAAAQVEVSPATNNNVPEWWPAVQEALARQEQEAAGLHLCDTADDDLLAAYLGVSSIDLYSPRGH, encoded by the exons ATGGCACTTGCCGGCTTCTTCGACCTCAGCATCCTCCCCGACGACTCCAAATCTACCACCACCAACACTAGCATAATCGCCCGTGCCCTTGACCTCGGCTACTCCGCCGTCGCACTCGATCACCCTCACCGTGGCCTCCTCGCTGACTCCCATGCACCCATTGCCTCCTCTCTCCTGCTGCCGCCCTCTGCctccctccaccaccgccgacaTCCCTTCCTACAGTACACGCGCATCACCCTCTCcctcgactccgccgccgcctgcgcctctGCCCTAgccccctccgccgcccgcctccttcGCACCTATGACATCGTCGCTGCGCGGCCGCTCACGCAAGCCGCCTTCGACCACCTCTGTCATGCCACATTTGACCACCTTGATATCGTCTCCATCGACTTCTCCCACAAGCTGCCCTTTCGCCTCAAGCTCCCCATGCTCAAGCTTGCGCTGCAGAGGGGCCTGCACTTGGAGATCGCCTATTCTCCCCTCATCGCCGATGCTGCTTCAAGGAGACAGGCCGTAGCCGAAGCCAAG CTCTTGGTGGAGTGGACTAAAGGAAAGAATCTCATCATCTCAAGTGCTGCTCACACTGCTTCTGAAATTAGAGGACCCTATGATGCCATAAATTTATCTTCTTATTTGCTTGGCCTTTCTACCCAACGAGCCAAAGCTGCTCTATCCGTCAACTGCAG GTCACtgatttccaaggctctgaggAAAAAGCACTTCTACAAGAAAACCATTAGAATCGACAGGCTGTTACCAAATAAGCAGTTGAATTCAGCAAACTTCAAGCTTGCTGACTGGATTGGTTGGGATCCTATGCCTCATGAAGTAGATCTGCTATCTTTGGACGTTAATCCAGAACCTTCTTCCGACAAATATGAATTGCTATCTTACAAAGGAGAACCGCAATCTCTTGATATAAATCCAGAACCTTCTGCCAATAAAGATGAACTACTGTATTTACCCATAAATGCTCTCACCGAAGCATCAAGTCATGTACCTTATGATGGTGATGAGTCCCTCTTTGTCGAGCAGCAAGAGCAGTTAAGCCATGGCAACGAAATCATATTCCCAGTTGAAACTCAAGAAGGGCCTGTGCAAGTTAGCAGAGGTGAAAGTCTTATGACTTGTGTATTGTCTACCTTGCCAGCATCTTGTGAGCAGCATAGTGTTGCTACCAATTTGGATAATCCTGGAAACAATGAAACTGTTATGGCTCATGATGTGCAGACTGCTGCTGTCTCTTCCTTTGATCTGAAAGGCATTGAGAAACATGTTGAATCTCTGCATGATGCTATGGAACTAGATGGTACAGAGTCAAGTAAAATGAACCTCATTGCAGATTTTACCGCTCCCTTATCTTCTGATGATAGCTTGGTGTGTTATGCTATTCCATGTAGTATGGAACTTTCTGACACGAGTGTCGTGAATAAGTGCCCTCACCAGTCTACTGGCTTCCCAGATTATGCTAAAGCTTGTACAGAATGTGACTCTGGGTTGACCTCCTGTGAGAGGGTTGATAGGATATCACAGGATCATGACATTCTTTCTGGTTCCAGTATTTACTCTAAGAATAAGGACCTCTACTCTTACAGTGACATCTCAGTTTTTTCTGAGACTCACAAAGATTTTGCAGAACCGCTAGAGTTGCCTCCATGTGGGAAAGATGATGAGGCGCCACCAGATCTTGCAGCTCAATTGCACTGTAATTCATGCAAGGATGTTATGATGCCACCGCAAGTTATAAGCGATGAAGTAGAGCCAGTTGACAGAGGAGCAACTATTTTAGTGGAACATACTCCCTGTGGTCCAGAGACTGCCTTGACTGCTTTTCTTTATGATAAAGGATCCATTGATACAACCAGTAAAACTGATGAGTTGGCAAAGCAAAACTCAAACTCTCTGGAGGGAGATGTTGCTAAAATACATGAACAACTACTAAACTATTCTTATGCTAGTGGTGAGGTGGAGATATCCCTAACTAGATCAG AAAAGCGAACCAAAAAATTAAGGTCGCAACATCCGATTTATGTTCCTTTCTTGGGCTTCCTCAAGTCTGTGTCCTTTAAGAAGAAAGCATCCAAG GGCTGGAGCTCATCAtcatcttcgtcgtcgtcgctccgcCGGGTGTTGAGCACCGGAGGAGGcctggtggaggaggagcggcgggagcgcATTGACAAGTACCGGAGCAAGCGCAATCAACGCAATTTCGACAAGAAGATCACC TACGCTTGCCGGAAGACGCTCGCGGACAGCCGGCCGAGGGTGAAGGGCCGCTTCGCCCGTAACTCCTCCGacgacgctgctgctgctgctgcagctcaAGTCGAggtgtcgccggcgacgaataATAATGTGCCGGAGTGGTGGCCGGCAGTGCAGGAGGCGCTGGCCAGGCAGGAGCAGGAGGCGGCTGGCCTCCATCTCTGCGACACCGCCGACGATGACCTGCTAGCCGCCTACCTCGGCGTCTCCTCCATCGATCTCTACTCACCCCGCGGCCACTGA